Genomic segment of Paucidesulfovibrio longus DSM 6739:
TATCTGAGCCTTGCCGGGGCCATGCTCATCGTGGGCACGTCCGCCGTGGTGGGCAAGGTGCTCGTGGCCGAGATGCCCGTCGCCCTTTCCCAGGAGCTTCGCTTCGCGTCGGCCCTGCCGTTTCTGCTGTGGCTTGTTCATCGGCGCGAGGGCGGCCTGCCCCGCCTGAGCAGGCGCACCTGGCTCGTGGCGGGTCTCCAGGCCCTGGGAGGAGTGGTCGTTTTCAACGCCTGCCTGCTTTCCGGCCTCAAGCTGACCAGCGCGGGCCACGCAGGCATTCTCACCAGCGTCACGCCCGCGAGCATGGCCGTGGCCGCGTGGCTCCTCTTCGGCGAGCGCATTCGCGGGCGGGCGGGGCTCGGCGTGCTGCTCGCCGTGGCCGGGGTTCTGGCCCTGACCCTGGGCGAGGGAGCGCAGCGCGGATTGAGCGACCCGCTCTCGTTCAGGCTGCTGCTCGGCGATCTGCTCGTGCTCGGCGCCGTGGCCGGGGAAACGCTCTTCCTGCTCCAGCGCAAGTCCGTGCGCGAGCCTGTCAGCCCGTTGGCCTTCAGCGCGGTCATGAACCTCTACGGGGTGCTCTTCTTCCTGCCCCTTGCCGCCGGGCAGGCCGCGAGCTTCGACTTCAGCGCCGTTTCGCTGCGCGGCTGGCTGGCCGTGGGCTGGTCCGGCGCGGCCTTGTCCGTGGCGGCCTATCTGCTCTGGTTTCGGGGAGTGGTGCGGGTTTCCGGCGGGGTGGCGGGCGTGTTCACGGGATTGATGCCCCTGACTGCGGTGACGCTGTCCTGGCTTTTGCTCGGCGAGTCCGTGACCCTGGCGCAACTGGCCGGGTGCGGACTGGTGCTCGCGGCCATCTGGTGCATCAGCCGCGGATGAGACGGCGCTGTCAGGGGCGCGCGTTCAGGAGGATGACCCCGCTGACCGCCAGAAGCAGCACGGCCCAGAAGGCCAGCGCGCGCAGGATCGCCCACTTGGCGGTTTTCTGTTCGGATGAACGCAAGGGCCGCACTCCGCGCAGCGCAAAGGTCACGACCCCGGCCAGATTCAGGCAGACCACGTTCGTCAGGGCCAGCAGCCCGGCCTGTCCGGCAGGGGCGTCCAGCCCTGAGCCCAGAAACAGGCCGCAGGCCGACAGGGGCGGCACCAGGGCCAGGGCCACCATGACCCCCACCAGCGCCGTGGACGCCCCCTGGCTCAGGGAGAGGATTCCGGCCACGCCCGCGGCCAGGGCCAGGGCCACGTCCGAGAGTCCCACGCTCGTGCGGGCGGCCAGCTCCACGCCTTGCGGGTTCGCGCCCAAAATCGCGCCCAGGCCCAGGGCCGGAAGCACGACCAGGAGTATTCCCGCGCCGAGCGTCTTCAGCGAGGCGCGGGCCAGGGGCACGTCTCCGAGCACCGTGGCGAGAGACAGGCCCACGTTCGGTCCGAGCAGCGGGGCGATTACCATGGCGCCGATGACCACGGCCGGAGCGTCGCGCAGCAGGCCGATGGAGGCCACGATGGACGAGAGCGCGGCCAGGAGCGCGTAAAGAAACGTGAGCTGAGCGCCTTCCAGCACGTTGGAGCGCAGCTCCTCGCGGATGACGCCTTCCTTGCGTTCGCCTTCGCCGCTGTTCTTGCCGCTGTTCTTGCCGCCGGATGATTCGTCTTTCTCTTCTTCCGGCTCTTCCAGTCGGGGAATGGTGGCCTGCACGGGATAAATGATGATCCGGAAGCCTTTTTCCCCGGAAAACTTCTTTTCCAGCCGGTCCACCACCTCGGCGGCGGCTTCGGCTTCCAGGAGCATGCGGGCGCGCAGCGGCTTGTCGTCGTTCTCGCAGTCCGTGCACCAGCTCAGGAACTCCTCGCTTTTCAGCTTGTCCAGTTCCGAGATGATCCGGTCCTTTCCCGCGTTGTCCACGATGATTTCCACCAGCCGCAGGCTCATGTGCGCGCTCCTTGCTTTGCCGTCCGCATCATCCGGGCCTTACCCGGTCCAGGCGCGGCGAAGTCCGTCCGCGCGGTCCAATAGCAGTTTCATGTATTCCAGCTCCATGTCCACGAGGTCGCGCTCCTTTTTGCGCAGCCACTCCGAAAGCCAGGCCAGGCGCAGCAGGGCCGTGCATTCCGGGAGCAGCTCCCATGCGCCCGGGGCGAGGTATCCCGCGTTCCGCAAGGTTTCCGTCAAGCGCAGCGCCAGCGGGCCGGTCAGCCCGTCGGGATGTTCGAAGCCCAGGCAGCCGAGCAGGTTGGCAAGATCATAGACTTCTGGCTTCAGGCCCAGGAATTCCCAATCGATGACCGCGACCGCGTCCCGACCCTGCCAGAGCACGTTCAACGGGTGCAGATCGCCGTGCTGGAGCCGCATGGGCAGGGCGCGGCACTGCGTCATGGCCGTTTCCAGCCGGGGGAAGAGCCGCTCCAGGACCGCGTGCGTATCGGGCGAGCGCAGGTGCGTCGTGGCGAGCAGGTCGGCCGCGTACGCGGACAGTTCCGGCAGACCGCGCTGGGCCGCTGCAAGGTCGTTCAGAAGGGTCGGGGGCAGGGCGCGCGAAGCGTCCTGGAACGCGAGCATGAACCCCGCCAGGGACGCGCCGCGCGCGGCCTCGCCCAGATAGTCGGGCCGGGGCAGTTCGTCGGAAAGGACATAGGGGGAAAGCTGCCAGCGCATGCCTGCGATTTCCGCGCTGCGGCCGCCCTGGGACGATTTCCGGAAAGCCGGGATCATGGCCCTGTCCTGGGCGGGAAAGCGGTCTTGCAGGGCCTGGAGCACGGCGGCAATGGCTTCTCGGCGGGGCGTCTGCCGGGCCGCGAGCCGCTCCAGCAGCCAGAGGCGGCCGGAGGTGTCTTCCAGGACCGAGCGGGAAACGCAGCGTTCCGGGCTGCCCGGCACGGAAAGCTCGTGGCGGCGGCGAGCCGTGCGCAAGCCGAAGAATTCGAGGGGATCGAGCATGAACGGAGATTGCCACAGGAGCGCGGGAAGGGAAAGGCGGGAAGAGGAAGGCGGGAAGGGGAAGGCAATTGCCTCCGGCGGCCAAGGGGCCCGCGGCCCCTTGGATCCCCGTTCTGCGTTGCGGGCCGATGCTGCGCATCCGGCACGCAACGCGGAAGGGTTCTTTCGAGAAGAGGCAGTCTTCTGAGCAGTTCAACGGTAAGGATAGTGCTCGACGCGCAAAACGCCGTCCGGCGTTTTGCCGAGGAAAGTCTTTGGAAAGGGGGTCCGGGGGAAGAACCTGTCTTCAGAAAGGTTTTCCCCCGGAAGCTCTGCGCACAATAAAAAGGGCCGCTTTCCGGAGAAAGCGGCCCTGGGGATCAGCGAGGTGGGAAGTGGGGTTAGTGGGCTTCCGCGACCTCGGCCTCGGCGTCGTCCACCGGGCCGGGCACTTCGCCCTGCTGGGATACTTCCAGTTCCTGCTTCACGCTCGTGGCGACCTTGAACAGGACGGTGATGACCAGTCCGCCGATGGCGAAGACCATCATGGAGATGGCGATCTCCTGCCAGCTCGGCCAGTAGGAGGTCACGCCCTCGAACATGTTCGGGGTGAAGCCGCCGATCATGAGTCCCAGGCCCTTGTCGATCCAGGTGGCGATCACGAGGATGAGCAGGGCGATGGGCAGCAGGGTCTTGTTTTCCCGCAGCTTGGGCGGAATCAGAATGGCCAGGGAGATCACCGAACCGGCCACGAAGGTCCACATCCAGGGCACCAGGGTGGTGTTGCCGTCCAGGCCCACGAACAGGAATTCGATCGTGTGCATGTGGCCGGGGATGTTGGAGTAGAACGCGGTGAACACTTCCAGCAGGAAGAGGAAGATGTTCACGCACATGGCGTAGGTGATGGTCCGGGCGATGTTCTTGGTGGCATCCCAGCCCGGCTCGAACTGGGTGGTCTTCTTCACGACGTAGAGCAGGAGCAGCAGGATGGCCGGTCCGGCGCAGAACGCGCTGGCCAGGAAGCGGGCGGCCAGCACGGCGGTGAGCCAGAAGTGGCGGCCGGGAAGGCCCTGGTACAGGAACGCCGTGACCGTATGGATCGAGAAGGCCCAGACGATGGACAGGTAGGCCACGCTCTTGACCCACTTGGGGTGCGGCTGGTTGCGCAGGTCGGTGCCCAGGCAGGTCCAGCCCACGATCAGGTTGATGAACAGGTAGCCGTTGAGCACGATCATGTCCCAGAACAGGATCGAGTTCGGCGTCGGATGGAAGATGATGTTCAGCATGCGCTGGGGCTGGCCGAGGTCGACCACGACGAAGAGCATGCACATCAGGCACGCGGCGATGGCGAGGAACTCACCGAAGATCACCAAGTGCTTGTATTTTTTGTAGTGGTGGAAGTAGTAGGGCAGCACGATCATGACGCCGGAGGCGGCCACGCCGACCAGGTAGGTCAGCTGGGCGATGTAAAAGCCCCAGGACACGTCGCGGCTCATGTCGGTCAGCTGCAGACCGACGGTCAGCTGCCAGGCCCAGACGGCCCCGCCGGCAGCGATGACGACCAGGAGGAAGAGGATCCAGCCCCAGTATTTGGGGCCACCTTTCAAAGCTCTCTCTAACATCTCACCCTCCCCTTAGATGATGTAGTAGACGCTCGGTTCGGTACCGAGGCTGGGCTTGCGCCGAATCGTGAACGTCTCGCGCAGCACCTGACGGACGTCGGAGTTCTCATCGCGAAGGTCGCCGAAAACCATGGCGCCGGGAGCGAGCTCGTTGGCCTTTTCCACGCAGACGGGCTGCATGCCTTGGGCCAGCCTGTCCACGCAGAAGTTGCACTTCTCGACGACGCCCTTGGTCCGGGTCGGGAACTTCGGGTTCGGCTCGTGGATATACGGGCGCGGGTCCATGAAGTTGAAGCTGCGCGAGCCGTACGGGCAGCCTGCCATGCAGTAGCGGCAGCCGATGCAGCGATGGTAGTCCATGGCCACGATGCCGTCCGGGCGGCGGAAGGTCGCCTTGGTCGGGCAGACGCGCACGCACGGCGGGTTTTCACAGTGGTTGCACAGCAGCACGTATTCGCGGCTCATGACTTCCTCGGCCGGGAAGTTGTTGTGCTTTTCCGTGAAGACGGCGTGGAAATGGTCGCCCCAGATCCACTTCATCCCCTGCTTGGAGAGGTTGCCGTTCTCGTCCACGATGTGGGGCACGTTGTGCCAGGAATGACAAGCCTTTTCCAATTCCTCGATCTGTTCCTTGGTGTTCAGCTTGGTCGTGTCGATGACCATGGCCCACT
This window contains:
- the dsrO gene encoding sulfate reduction electron transfer complex DsrMKJOP subunit DsrO, with protein sequence MKRTRRSFLKFAGASAAAGLCLSPALSFASGGAAASGPKVAPEAVHAAQWAMVIDTTKLNTKEQIEELEKACHSWHNVPHIVDENGNLSKQGMKWIWGDHFHAVFTEKHNNFPAEEVMSREYVLLCNHCENPPCVRVCPTKATFRRPDGIVAMDYHRCIGCRYCMAGCPYGSRSFNFMDPRPYIHEPNPKFPTRTKGVVEKCNFCVDRLAQGMQPVCVEKANELAPGAMVFGDLRDENSDVRQVLRETFTIRRKPSLGTEPSVYYII
- a CDS encoding DMT family transporter — encoded protein: MNTKPEGLLGAYLSLAGAMLIVGTSAVVGKVLVAEMPVALSQELRFASALPFLLWLVHRREGGLPRLSRRTWLVAGLQALGGVVVFNACLLSGLKLTSAGHAGILTSVTPASMAVAAWLLFGERIRGRAGLGVLLAVAGVLALTLGEGAQRGLSDPLSFRLLLGDLLVLGAVAGETLFLLQRKSVREPVSPLAFSAVMNLYGVLFFLPLAAGQAASFDFSAVSLRGWLAVGWSGAALSVAAYLLWFRGVVRVSGGVAGVFTGLMPLTAVTLSWLLLGESVTLAQLAGCGLVLAAIWCISRG
- a CDS encoding phosphotransferase, producing the protein MLDPLEFFGLRTARRRHELSVPGSPERCVSRSVLEDTSGRLWLLERLAARQTPRREAIAAVLQALQDRFPAQDRAMIPAFRKSSQGGRSAEIAGMRWQLSPYVLSDELPRPDYLGEAARGASLAGFMLAFQDASRALPPTLLNDLAAAQRGLPELSAYAADLLATTHLRSPDTHAVLERLFPRLETAMTQCRALPMRLQHGDLHPLNVLWQGRDAVAVIDWEFLGLKPEVYDLANLLGCLGFEHPDGLTGPLALRLTETLRNAGYLAPGAWELLPECTALLRLAWLSEWLRKKERDLVDMELEYMKLLLDRADGLRRAWTG
- a CDS encoding TIGR00341 family protein → MSLRLVEIIVDNAGKDRIISELDKLKSEEFLSWCTDCENDDKPLRARMLLEAEAAAEVVDRLEKKFSGEKGFRIIIYPVQATIPRLEEPEEEKDESSGGKNSGKNSGEGERKEGVIREELRSNVLEGAQLTFLYALLAALSSIVASIGLLRDAPAVVIGAMVIAPLLGPNVGLSLATVLGDVPLARASLKTLGAGILLVVLPALGLGAILGANPQGVELAARTSVGLSDVALALAAGVAGILSLSQGASTALVGVMVALALVPPLSACGLFLGSGLDAPAGQAGLLALTNVVCLNLAGVVTFALRGVRPLRSSEQKTAKWAILRALAFWAVLLLAVSGVILLNARP
- the dsrP gene encoding sulfate reduction electron transfer complex DsrMKJOP subunit DsrP → MLERALKGGPKYWGWILFLLVVIAAGGAVWAWQLTVGLQLTDMSRDVSWGFYIAQLTYLVGVAASGVMIVLPYYFHHYKKYKHLVIFGEFLAIAACLMCMLFVVVDLGQPQRMLNIIFHPTPNSILFWDMIVLNGYLFINLIVGWTCLGTDLRNQPHPKWVKSVAYLSIVWAFSIHTVTAFLYQGLPGRHFWLTAVLAARFLASAFCAGPAILLLLLYVVKKTTQFEPGWDATKNIARTITYAMCVNIFLFLLEVFTAFYSNIPGHMHTIEFLFVGLDGNTTLVPWMWTFVAGSVISLAILIPPKLRENKTLLPIALLILVIATWIDKGLGLMIGGFTPNMFEGVTSYWPSWQEIAISMMVFAIGGLVITVLFKVATSVKQELEVSQQGEVPGPVDDAEAEVAEAH